The Quercus robur chromosome 7, dhQueRobu3.1, whole genome shotgun sequence genome has a segment encoding these proteins:
- the LOC126691312 gene encoding uncharacterized protein LOC126691312, with translation MSAIFFHKYWSIVGSDVTTMVLNVLNLNMSITELNNTNISIIPKTNYPTKITEFRPISLCNVVYKLISTVLANHLKGILPHVITENQSTFTLERVITDTVLVAFEIMHYLNHKTEGKESFMSIKLDMSKAFDRMEWGFVKGVKEKLGFNRKWVNLIM, from the coding sequence ATGTCTGCCATTTTCTTTCATAAATATTGGAGCATTGTGGGTTCCGATGTCACCACCATGGTGCTAAATGTGCTTAACCTCAATATGTCTATAACAGAACTCAACAATACCAACATTTCCATTATCCCAAAAACCAACTACCCCACCAAAATAACAGAGTTTCGGCCAATTAGCTTATGCAATGTAGTGTACAAGCTTATCTCCACGGTGCTGGCCAACCACCTCAAAGGCATCCTTCCCCATGTTATTACAGAGAACCAAAGCACATTTACCTTAGAAAGGGTGATCACAGACACTGTATTAGTTGCATTTGAGATTATGCACTACCTAAACCACAAAACTGAAGGCAAGGAAAGCTTCATGTCCATTAAACTAGACATGAGTAAGGCGTTTGATAGGATGGAATGGGGCTTTGTCAAGGGTGTCAAGGAAAAATTGGGCTTTAATAGGAAATGGGTTAACCTCATCATGTAG